In one Juglans regia cultivar Chandler chromosome 11, Walnut 2.0, whole genome shotgun sequence genomic region, the following are encoded:
- the LOC118343824 gene encoding histone H4-like isoform X1 has product MSSHGKGGKGLGKGGAKRHRNVLRDNIQGITKLAIRRLARRGGVKHISGLIYEETRGVLKIFMENVIRDAVTYTEHALRKTVTTRDVVYALKRQGWTLHRFGG; this is encoded by the coding sequence ATGTCGAGCCATGGCAAGGGAGGCAAAGGGCTTGGAAAAGGTGGAGCTAAGCGACACCGCAATGTCCTGCGCGACAACATCCAGGGCATCACCAAGCTTGCAATTCGGCGCTTGGCCCGCAGAGGAGGCGTAAAGCACATAAGCGGCCTCATCTACGAGGAGACTCGTGGAGTACTCAAAATCTTCATGGAGAACGTGATTAGAGACGCTGTTACCTACACAGAGCACGCTCTTCGCAAGACTGTGACTACTAGGGACGTGGTCTACGCGCTTAAGAGGCAGGGCTGGACTTTGCACAGGTTTGGTGGTTAG
- the LOC118343824 gene encoding histone H4-like isoform X2 — protein sequence MSSHGKGGKGLGKGGLAIRRLARRGGVKHISGLIYEETRGVLKIFMENVIRDAVTYTEHALRKTVTTRDVVYALKRQGWTLHRFGG from the exons ATGTCGAGCCATGGCAAGGGAGGCAAAGGGCTTGGAAAAGGTGGA CTTGCAATTCGGCGCTTGGCCCGCAGAGGAGGCGTAAAGCACATAAGCGGCCTCATCTACGAGGAGACTCGTGGAGTACTCAAAATCTTCATGGAGAACGTGATTAGAGACGCTGTTACCTACACAGAGCACGCTCTTCGCAAGACTGTGACTACTAGGGACGTGGTCTACGCGCTTAAGAGGCAGGGCTGGACTTTGCACAGGTTTGGTGGTTAG